One Mycolicibacterium crocinum DNA window includes the following coding sequences:
- the rpsH gene encoding 30S ribosomal protein S8, with amino-acid sequence MTMTDPIADFLTRLRNANSAYHDEVTLPHSKIKANIAEILKSEGYISDFRTEDARVGKSLVVQLKYGPNRERSLAGLRRVSKPGLRVYAKSTNLPRVLGGLGVAIISTSSGLLTDRQASRQGVGGEVLAYVW; translated from the coding sequence ATGACCATGACGGACCCGATCGCAGACTTCTTGACACGTCTGCGCAACGCCAATTCGGCGTATCACGACGAAGTGACCCTGCCGCACTCGAAGATCAAGGCCAACATCGCCGAGATCCTCAAGAGCGAGGGGTACATCAGCGATTTCCGCACCGAGGATGCTCGGGTCGGTAAGTCGCTTGTTGTCCAGCTCAAGTACGGCCCCAACCGGGAGCGCAGCCTCGCCGGTCTGCGCCGGGTGTCCAAGCCCGGTCTGCGGGTGTACGCGAAATCCACCAATCTGCCGCGGGTTCTCGGTGGGCTGGGCGTGGCGATCATCTCCACGTCCTCCGGCTTGCTGACCGACCGCCAGGCGTCCCGACAGGGCGTGGGCGGCGAAGTCCTCGCTTACGTTTGGTAA
- the rplF gene encoding 50S ribosomal protein L6, with the protein MSRIGKQPVAIPAGVDVTIDGQNVSVKGPKGTLELAIAEPITVSRNDDGAIVVSRPDDERRSRSLHGLSRTLVSNLVTGVTQGYTTKMEIFGVGYRVQLKGSNLEFALGYSHPVVIEAPEGITFAVETPTKFSISGIDKQKVGQISANIRRLRRPDPYKGKGVRYEGEQIRRKVGKTGK; encoded by the coding sequence ATGTCGCGTATTGGTAAGCAGCCGGTGGCCATTCCCGCCGGAGTTGATGTGACGATCGACGGTCAGAACGTGTCGGTCAAGGGCCCCAAGGGCACGCTGGAACTGGCGATCGCCGAGCCGATCACCGTGTCGCGCAACGACGATGGCGCGATCGTGGTCAGCCGGCCCGACGACGAGCGGCGCAGCCGTTCGCTGCACGGGCTGTCGCGCACGCTGGTGTCCAACCTGGTGACCGGTGTGACCCAGGGTTACACCACGAAGATGGAGATCTTCGGCGTCGGTTACCGCGTGCAGCTCAAGGGCAGCAACCTCGAGTTCGCGCTCGGGTACAGCCATCCCGTGGTCATCGAGGCTCCGGAGGGCATCACCTTCGCGGTGGAGACGCCCACCAAGTTCTCGATCTCGGGTATCGACAAGCAGAAGGTCGGCCAGATCTCGGCGAACATCCGTCGCCTGCGCCGCCCCGACCCCTACAAGGGCAAGGGCGTGCGTTACGAGGGTGAGCAGATCCGCCGCAAGGTCGGAAAGACAGGTAAGTAA
- the rplR gene encoding 50S ribosomal protein L18: protein MAQAQKAATDRQPVGTSVSAARRVSRLRRHNRLRKKVVGTAERPRLVVNRSSRHIHVQLIDDGNGTTIAAASSIEADVRAVEGDKKAHSVRVGQLIAERAKAAGVEAVVFDRGGNTYGGRIAALADAARENGLKF from the coding sequence ATGGCTCAAGCACAGAAGGCAGCCACCGATCGCCAGCCGGTCGGCACGAGTGTCTCGGCCGCACGCCGGGTTTCGCGCCTCCGTCGGCACAACCGGCTGCGCAAGAAGGTCGTCGGCACCGCCGAGCGGCCCCGCCTCGTGGTCAACCGCTCCTCGCGGCACATCCACGTTCAGCTCATCGACGACGGCAACGGCACCACGATCGCCGCGGCGTCGTCCATCGAGGCTGACGTGCGCGCGGTCGAGGGCGACAAGAAGGCCCACAGCGTGCGGGTCGGTCAGCTGATCGCCGAGCGCGCGAAGGCCGCCGGCGTCGAAGCTGTGGTGTTCGACCGCGGTGGCAACACCTACGGCGGCCGCATCGCGGCGCTGGCCGACGCGGCTCGCGAGAACGGACTCAAATTCTAA
- the rpsE gene encoding 30S ribosomal protein S5: MAEQTAAGSAPDTGAPSAGTRTDTQRGGRDDRGGRGRRDDRGDRGGRGGRDGGEKSNYLERVVTINRVSKVVKGGRRFSFTALVIVGDGNGLVGVGYGKAKEVPAAIAKGVEEARKNFFRVPLIGGTVTHPVQGEAAAGVVMLRPASPGTGVIAGGACRAVLECAGVHDVLAKSLGSDNAINVVHATVAALKLLQRPEEVAARRGLPIEDVAPAGMLRARRESEALAAAAAREGSA; encoded by the coding sequence ATGGCGGAGCAGACCGCAGCCGGCAGCGCGCCGGATACCGGCGCCCCCTCAGCCGGCACCCGTACCGACACCCAGCGCGGCGGACGCGACGACCGTGGCGGCCGTGGCCGTCGCGACGACCGTGGCGACCGCGGTGGACGTGGTGGCCGCGACGGCGGCGAGAAGAGCAACTATCTCGAGCGCGTCGTCACGATCAACCGAGTCTCCAAGGTGGTCAAGGGTGGTCGGCGCTTCAGCTTCACCGCCCTGGTCATCGTCGGTGACGGCAACGGTCTGGTCGGCGTCGGCTACGGCAAGGCCAAAGAGGTGCCCGCCGCGATCGCCAAGGGTGTCGAGGAAGCTCGTAAGAACTTCTTCCGCGTCCCGCTGATCGGTGGCACCGTCACCCATCCCGTGCAGGGCGAGGCCGCGGCCGGTGTCGTGATGCTGCGTCCGGCCAGCCCCGGTACCGGTGTCATCGCCGGTGGCGCGTGCCGTGCCGTGCTGGAATGCGCCGGCGTGCACGACGTTCTGGCCAAGTCGCTGGGCAGTGACAACGCGATCAACGTGGTGCATGCCACCGTGGCCGCGCTCAAGCTGCTGCAGCGTCCCGAAGAGGTGGCCGCCCGTCGTGGGCTGCCCATCGAAGACGTCGCGCCGGCCGGCATGCTGCGCGCCCGTCGGGAGAGCGAAGCGCTGGCTGCTGCAGCCGCGCGTGAAGGAAGCGCATAA
- the rpmD gene encoding 50S ribosomal protein L30, translating into MAELKITQVRGIVGTRWKQRESLRTLGLKKIRQSVVREDNPQTRGLINVVHHLVEVEEVK; encoded by the coding sequence ATGGCAGAGCTGAAGATCACCCAGGTGCGGGGCATCGTCGGGACCCGCTGGAAGCAGCGTGAGAGCCTGCGGACCCTGGGCCTGAAGAAGATTCGCCAGTCGGTGGTTCGCGAGGACAACCCGCAGACGCGCGGACTGATCAACGTCGTGCATCACCTCGTAGAGGTGGAGGAAGTCAAATGA
- the rplO gene encoding 50S ribosomal protein L15 — MSVIKLHDLKPAPGSKTAKTRVGRGEGSKGKTAGRGTKGTKARKNVPVTFEGGQMPIHMRLPKLKGFRNRFRTEYAVVNVGDLNKAFPQGGTVGVDDLVEKGLVRKNVLVKVLGDGKLTAKVDVTAHKFSGSAREAITAAGGSATEL, encoded by the coding sequence ATGAGCGTCATCAAACTGCACGACCTGAAGCCGGCTCCCGGCTCCAAGACCGCGAAGACCCGCGTCGGTCGCGGTGAGGGTTCCAAGGGTAAGACGGCCGGTCGTGGCACCAAGGGCACCAAGGCCCGTAAGAACGTGCCGGTGACCTTCGAGGGTGGGCAGATGCCGATCCACATGCGGTTGCCCAAGCTCAAGGGTTTCCGTAACCGGTTCCGCACCGAGTACGCCGTCGTCAACGTCGGCGACCTGAACAAGGCGTTCCCGCAGGGCGGCACCGTCGGTGTCGACGACCTGGTGGAGAAGGGCCTGGTTCGCAAGAACGTGCTCGTGAAGGTGCTGGGTGACGGCAAGCTGACCGCCAAGGTCGACGTCACCGCCCACAAGTTCAGCGGCAGCGCCCGCGAGGCCATCACCGCCGCAGGCGGTTCGGCCACCGAACTGTAA
- a CDS encoding LLM class flavin-dependent oxidoreductase: MTYSISIPQLDADGFDGEGLRSYLTRAEELGFEGGWTIEQIIGPTPMIAPMELLAWAAACTTTLRLGVAVLITSLHDPLQLASTVTAVDRLSHGRLDLGVAPGGGRRKFEAFGVDPKTFISSFTEGLELMKAAWSDEPRVTFHGRFRDVDDLPISPKPVQRPHPPIWFGANAPRAIARAVRHGDAFMGAGSSTTENFATAVQTVRAELAEQEKDPHTFRIGKRVYLIVDDDAARARERVLAGLRRIYGSMPGVDAVPVSGTVSDVVRGLREVIDAGAQTLLLHPVGASLAEDREQMERLAAEVIPQLS; the protein is encoded by the coding sequence GTGACGTACTCGATCTCGATACCGCAGCTCGATGCCGACGGCTTCGACGGCGAGGGCCTGCGCAGCTATCTGACGCGCGCCGAGGAGCTCGGATTCGAGGGCGGCTGGACCATCGAGCAGATCATCGGCCCGACGCCGATGATCGCACCGATGGAGCTGCTGGCCTGGGCCGCGGCGTGCACCACCACCCTGCGGCTCGGGGTGGCCGTGCTCATCACGTCCCTGCACGACCCGCTGCAGCTGGCGTCGACGGTGACCGCCGTCGACCGGCTCAGCCATGGCCGTCTCGACCTCGGCGTGGCGCCCGGCGGTGGCCGTCGCAAATTCGAGGCATTCGGTGTCGACCCGAAGACCTTCATCAGCAGCTTCACCGAGGGCTTGGAGTTGATGAAGGCGGCCTGGTCCGACGAGCCGCGAGTGACGTTCCACGGCCGCTTCCGCGACGTCGACGATCTGCCGATCTCTCCCAAGCCGGTGCAACGCCCGCACCCGCCGATCTGGTTCGGCGCCAACGCCCCTCGCGCGATCGCCCGCGCGGTACGCCACGGTGATGCGTTCATGGGAGCGGGATCGTCGACGACCGAGAACTTCGCGACCGCGGTGCAGACCGTGCGTGCCGAACTGGCCGAGCAGGAGAAGGATCCGCACACCTTCCGGATCGGCAAGCGCGTGTATCTGATCGTCGACGACGACGCCGCGCGCGCCCGCGAGCGGGTGCTGGCCGGGCTGCGCCGGATCTACGGCTCGATGCCGGGCGTGGACGCGGTCCCGGTGTCGGGCACGGTGTCCGATGTCGTGCGCGGTCTGCGCGAGGTGATCGATGCCGGCGCGCAGACGCTGCTGCTCCATCCGGTCGGTGCGAGCCTGGCCGAGGATCGGGAGCAGATGGAACGCCTTGCCGCAGAGGTCATTCCGCAGCTGAGCTGA
- the sppA gene encoding signal peptide peptidase SppA, whose translation MFAFLPAVPGADDLRDALRRIDTARHHGVPDGCILELDLHTVPPESSSFDPLTFITGGGRTMLLRDAVAAIHRAAEDPRVAGLIARVQLSAAPAGPVQELRAAIAAFTETKPSLAWAETYPGTLSYYLASAFSEVWMQPTGTVGLIGFATNALFLRDALDKAGIEAQFVARGQYKSAANLFTQDHYTDAHREADSRLIASLHSQVWQAIAESRKIDVAAVDELANRAPLLRDAAVDGHLVDRIGFRDEAYSRIAELVGAEGISPESGDADASDNAPPRLYLSRYAQAGKGGPQLSMPSVPGRKKRPRIAVVTVAGSIVSGRGGPQGLPFGRSSAGGDTIGAALREVAADDDVDAVVVRVDSPGGSVTGSETIWREVARVRAKGKPVVASMGAVAASGGYYVAMAADAIVANPGTITGSIGVLTGKLVARGLKERLGVGSDSVRTNDNADAWSVNAPFTPEQQALVEAEADLFYTDFVQRVAQARHMSVEAVEEVAQGRVWTGADALERGLVDELGGLRTAVRRAKVLAGIDADTKAELVSYPSSSLRDFLRPKPSSQPAAASLPEAIAVLMGQSIRGVVDQGERALTGTSALWLGFSPEWR comes from the coding sequence ATGTTCGCCTTCCTGCCCGCCGTTCCGGGCGCCGACGACCTCCGCGATGCGCTGCGGCGCATCGACACCGCCCGTCACCACGGGGTTCCCGACGGCTGCATCCTCGAGCTCGATCTGCACACGGTGCCGCCGGAGTCCAGCAGCTTCGATCCGCTGACCTTCATCACCGGCGGCGGCCGGACGATGCTGCTACGCGACGCGGTCGCCGCGATCCATCGTGCCGCCGAGGATCCGCGGGTGGCTGGACTGATTGCGCGAGTGCAGCTTTCGGCCGCCCCGGCCGGCCCGGTGCAGGAACTGCGGGCCGCCATCGCCGCGTTCACCGAAACCAAGCCCTCGCTGGCGTGGGCCGAGACCTATCCCGGCACCCTGTCCTACTACTTGGCCTCGGCGTTCTCCGAGGTGTGGATGCAGCCGACGGGCACCGTCGGATTGATCGGCTTTGCCACCAACGCGCTGTTCCTGCGTGACGCCCTCGACAAGGCCGGTATCGAAGCCCAGTTCGTCGCCCGCGGCCAATACAAGTCGGCGGCCAACCTGTTCACCCAGGACCACTACACCGATGCCCACCGGGAGGCCGATTCCCGGCTGATCGCCAGCCTGCACAGCCAGGTCTGGCAGGCCATCGCCGAGTCCCGCAAGATCGACGTCGCGGCGGTCGATGAACTGGCCAACCGGGCGCCGTTGCTGCGCGACGCGGCGGTCGACGGACATCTGGTCGACCGGATCGGTTTCCGCGACGAGGCCTACAGCCGCATCGCTGAACTCGTTGGCGCTGAAGGTATTTCACCAGAGTCCGGCGACGCCGACGCGAGCGACAACGCCCCGCCCCGGTTGTACCTGTCCCGCTACGCACAGGCGGGTAAGGGTGGCCCGCAGCTGTCGATGCCGTCGGTTCCGGGCCGTAAGAAGCGCCCGCGGATCGCGGTGGTCACCGTCGCCGGCTCGATCGTCAGCGGTCGCGGCGGTCCGCAGGGTCTGCCGTTCGGCCGGTCCAGTGCCGGTGGCGACACCATCGGCGCGGCGCTTCGCGAGGTGGCCGCCGATGACGACGTGGACGCCGTCGTCGTGCGGGTGGACAGCCCGGGCGGATCGGTGACGGGCTCGGAGACCATCTGGCGGGAAGTCGCCCGGGTACGCGCGAAGGGCAAGCCGGTGGTGGCCTCGATGGGTGCGGTCGCCGCGTCGGGCGGCTACTACGTGGCGATGGCCGCCGATGCCATCGTCGCCAACCCGGGAACGATCACCGGGTCGATCGGAGTGCTGACCGGAAAGCTGGTGGCCCGCGGACTCAAGGAGCGTCTGGGTGTCGGCTCGGACAGTGTGCGCACCAATGACAATGCGGACGCCTGGTCGGTCAATGCGCCGTTCACCCCGGAGCAGCAGGCCCTGGTGGAAGCCGAGGCGGATTTGTTTTACACCGATTTCGTGCAGCGGGTGGCGCAGGCCCGGCACATGTCGGTGGAGGCCGTCGAGGAGGTCGCGCAGGGGCGGGTGTGGACCGGAGCCGACGCTCTCGAGCGCGGCCTGGTCGACGAACTCGGTGGGTTGCGGACCGCGGTGCGGCGGGCCAAGGTGCTCGCCGGGATCGACGCCGACACCAAGGCTGAACTGGTCAGCTATCCGAGCTCGTCACTGCGAGACTTCCTGCGCCCCAAGCCCTCCTCGCAACCTGCCGCTGCGTCGCTGCCCGAAGCCATCGCGGTGTTGATGGGCCAGTCGATCAGGGGAGTGGTCGATCAGGGTGAGCGTGCGCTGACCGGGACCAGCGCGCTGTGGCTGGGGTTCAGCCCAGAGTGGCGCTGA
- a CDS encoding class I SAM-dependent methyltransferase codes for MARTDNDSWDLTSSVGPTATAVAAGRALATKDPRRLVDDPFADPLVRAVGIEFFVKLIDGDVDASAFGELAPERMQSMINGMGVRAKFFDDYFAAATATGIRQAVILASGLDARAYRLPWPSGTTVFEIDQPDVIEFKTGVLAGIGAEPAAQHRTVGIDLREDWPAALRAAGFDPSVPTAWVAEGLLVYLPPEAQDRLFDTITELSAPGSMVATEFVPSIMDFDPEKGTAMTAQAREHGLDIDMGSLVYAGPRSHVISYLGEKGWDVTGIPSDELFARNGVPAPPERDDNDPFGEIVYVSATLG; via the coding sequence ATGGCTCGCACCGATAACGACAGCTGGGACCTGACCTCGAGCGTCGGCCCCACCGCGACGGCGGTCGCCGCCGGGCGCGCTCTGGCCACCAAGGACCCGCGGCGCCTGGTCGATGACCCGTTCGCCGATCCCCTCGTCCGGGCGGTTGGCATCGAGTTCTTCGTCAAGCTGATCGACGGCGACGTCGATGCCTCGGCATTCGGCGAGCTCGCCCCCGAGCGCATGCAATCGATGATCAACGGAATGGGCGTGCGCGCCAAGTTCTTCGACGACTACTTCGCCGCCGCGACCGCCACCGGCATCCGGCAGGCGGTGATTCTGGCGTCGGGCCTGGACGCACGCGCCTACCGGCTGCCCTGGCCGTCGGGCACCACGGTGTTCGAGATCGACCAACCCGACGTCATCGAGTTCAAGACCGGTGTACTCGCCGGGATCGGCGCCGAGCCCGCCGCGCAGCACCGCACCGTGGGCATCGACCTCCGTGAGGACTGGCCCGCCGCATTGCGCGCCGCCGGCTTTGATCCCAGCGTGCCCACCGCGTGGGTGGCCGAGGGGCTGCTGGTCTACCTGCCGCCGGAGGCGCAGGACCGGTTGTTCGACACGATCACGGAATTGAGCGCGCCGGGCAGCATGGTCGCCACCGAATTCGTGCCCAGCATCATGGATTTCGACCCCGAGAAGGGCACCGCGATGACCGCCCAAGCCCGCGAACACGGTCTGGATATCGACATGGGGTCACTGGTCTACGCCGGCCCGCGTAGCCACGTCATCTCCTACCTCGGCGAGAAGGGCTGGGATGTCACCGGAATTCCCAGTGACGAGCTGTTCGCACGCAATGGTGTGCCCGCCCCACCCGAGCGGGACGACAACGACCCGTTCGGCGAAATCGTCTACGTCAGCGCCACTCTGGGCTGA
- a CDS encoding class I SAM-dependent methyltransferase: MSQTHIRYEGDTWDLASSVGATATSVAASRALASRGPEALINDPYAEALVNAVGVESLIRVANGEANIEDDPMLNRRRMTEQIAVRTRYFDNVFTNAARDGIRQAVILASGLDTRAYRMSWPAGSVVFELDQPQVIEFKTRVMADLGVSPTADRRTVAIDLRDDWPTALRENGFDVDQPTAWIAEGLLIYLPPEAQDRLLDNVTALSAPGSRFATEFMAAGTTLPDSWRDRFKKYSSQIGSDIDLPALFYDGERNPAGDYLAERGWRISTLTTRESYAVNGFEMPDDETLVQFSDSTGYLTATLS; this comes from the coding sequence ATGAGCCAAACCCACATCCGCTACGAGGGCGACACCTGGGACCTCGCGTCCAGCGTCGGCGCCACCGCAACATCGGTGGCGGCATCGCGCGCGCTGGCGTCTCGAGGTCCGGAAGCGCTGATCAACGACCCCTACGCCGAGGCACTGGTCAACGCCGTCGGCGTGGAGTCCCTGATTCGAGTTGCCAACGGCGAGGCCAACATCGAAGACGATCCGATGCTCAACCGGCGCCGCATGACCGAGCAGATCGCCGTGCGAACCCGGTACTTCGACAACGTCTTCACCAATGCGGCCCGCGACGGTATTCGGCAAGCGGTCATCCTGGCCTCGGGTCTGGACACCCGCGCCTACCGGATGAGCTGGCCGGCCGGCTCGGTGGTGTTCGAACTGGACCAGCCGCAGGTCATCGAGTTCAAGACCCGCGTGATGGCCGACCTCGGCGTGTCCCCCACCGCCGATCGCCGCACTGTCGCCATCGATCTGCGTGATGACTGGCCGACGGCGTTGCGGGAGAACGGTTTCGACGTCGACCAGCCGACGGCGTGGATCGCCGAGGGCCTGTTGATCTACCTGCCGCCGGAGGCGCAGGACCGGTTGCTCGACAACGTCACCGCGCTGTCGGCTCCGGGCAGCCGCTTCGCCACCGAGTTCATGGCCGCGGGAACGACGCTGCCCGACAGCTGGCGCGACCGGTTCAAGAAGTATTCGTCTCAGATCGGCTCGGACATCGACCTGCCCGCGTTGTTCTACGACGGCGAGCGCAATCCGGCCGGTGACTACCTCGCCGAACGTGGTTGGCGGATCAGCACGCTGACCACCCGGGAGTCGTACGCCGTCAACGGATTCGAGATGCCCGACGACGAGACACTGGTGCAGTTCAGTGACAGCACCGGTTATCTGACCGCCACCCTTTCCTAG
- a CDS encoding class I SAM-dependent methyltransferase produces MSRSDSDSWDLATSVGTTATMVAAARAVASREENALIDDPFAAPLVRAVGIDVFTKMVDGDLDLREVESENTARVMTDVMAVRTRFFDDFFLDAAAAGVRQAVILPSGLDSRSYRLDWPAGMVVFEIDQPQVIDFKTETLAALGASPTAELRSVSIDLREDWPAALRANGFDDTKPTAWSAEGLLVYLPPEAQDRLFDNITELSAPGSRIATEYHPDGGAGLAARSKAISSQWRERGLDLDMADLFYAGDRNPVIGYLEQQGWQVSARAREEMFGVYGRPFPETELTESLRNSVSVTAIRK; encoded by the coding sequence ATGAGCCGCAGCGATTCGGACTCCTGGGACCTGGCCACCAGCGTCGGCACCACCGCCACCATGGTGGCCGCCGCCCGTGCAGTGGCCAGTCGGGAAGAGAACGCCCTCATCGACGATCCGTTCGCCGCACCCCTGGTTCGCGCCGTCGGCATCGACGTCTTCACCAAGATGGTCGACGGCGACCTCGATCTGCGTGAAGTCGAGTCCGAGAACACCGCCCGGGTGATGACCGACGTGATGGCGGTGCGAACCCGCTTCTTCGACGACTTCTTCCTCGACGCGGCCGCGGCCGGAGTCCGCCAGGCGGTGATCCTGCCCTCCGGCCTGGACTCGCGGTCGTACCGGCTGGATTGGCCGGCCGGCATGGTGGTCTTCGAGATCGACCAGCCCCAGGTGATCGACTTCAAGACCGAGACGCTGGCCGCTCTGGGCGCCTCCCCCACCGCCGAGCTTCGCTCGGTGAGTATCGACCTGCGTGAGGATTGGCCGGCTGCCTTGCGGGCCAACGGTTTCGACGACACCAAGCCGACCGCATGGAGTGCCGAGGGCCTGCTGGTCTATTTGCCGCCGGAGGCTCAGGATCGGTTGTTCGACAACATCACCGAGCTCTCCGCGCCGGGCAGCCGGATCGCCACCGAATACCACCCGGACGGCGGCGCCGGCCTGGCCGCGCGCTCCAAGGCGATCAGCAGCCAGTGGCGTGAGCGGGGCCTGGATCTCGACATGGCCGATTTGTTCTACGCCGGCGACCGTAATCCGGTCATCGGTTATCTCGAACAGCAGGGCTGGCAGGTCAGTGCCCGGGCCCGCGAGGAAATGTTCGGCGTCTACGGCCGGCCCTTCCCCGAGACCGAATTGACCGAGTCCCTGCGTAATTCTGTCTCCGTCACCGCGATTCGGAAGTAA
- a CDS encoding class I SAM-dependent methyltransferase, whose protein sequence is MTRTDNDTWDLASSVGATATLVAAARAAASREDEPLIDDPFAEPLVRAVGVDFFTKMASGDLAIADDEAAMGVTRMTDNMAVRTKFFDEFFLAAAEAGVRQVVILASGLDSRAYRLDWPAGMVVYEIDQPEVIAFKTQTLAEQGASPTCERRTVAMDLRNDWATALREAGFDPQAPTAWSAEGLLGYLPPEAQDRLLDTITDLSAPGSRVAIDTAPPSNPDEQEESREKMESISQHWRDNGFDLDFGSLVYLGERNEASDYLEGHGWKTDRAAVNDLLAAGRRGTFGEDEPMGKLYYLSAVYGGDR, encoded by the coding sequence ATGACGCGTACCGACAATGACACCTGGGACCTGGCATCCAGCGTGGGAGCCACCGCGACTCTGGTCGCCGCCGCCCGCGCCGCGGCGAGCCGCGAGGACGAGCCTCTGATCGATGATCCGTTCGCCGAACCCCTGGTGCGCGCCGTCGGCGTCGACTTCTTCACCAAGATGGCCAGCGGAGACCTGGCGATCGCCGACGACGAGGCGGCGATGGGCGTGACCCGGATGACCGACAACATGGCCGTGCGGACCAAGTTCTTCGACGAGTTTTTCCTCGCCGCGGCCGAGGCCGGTGTGCGCCAGGTCGTCATCCTCGCCTCCGGTCTGGACTCCCGCGCCTATCGGCTCGACTGGCCGGCCGGCATGGTCGTCTATGAGATCGACCAGCCCGAGGTGATCGCGTTCAAGACGCAGACCCTCGCCGAGCAGGGCGCCTCACCGACGTGCGAGCGCCGGACCGTGGCGATGGATCTGCGCAACGACTGGGCGACCGCGCTGCGCGAGGCCGGCTTCGACCCGCAGGCCCCGACGGCCTGGAGCGCCGAAGGCTTGCTGGGCTACCTGCCCCCGGAGGCGCAGGATCGCCTGCTGGACACCATCACCGACTTGTCCGCCCCCGGCAGCCGGGTCGCCATCGACACCGCGCCACCGTCGAACCCCGACGAGCAGGAAGAGTCGCGGGAAAAGATGGAGAGCATCTCCCAGCACTGGCGCGACAACGGCTTCGACCTCGACTTCGGCTCACTGGTGTATCTCGGCGAGCGCAATGAGGCCAGCGACTACCTCGAAGGCCACGGCTGGAAGACCGACCGAGCCGCAGTCAACGACCTGCTGGCCGCGGGCCGGCGCGGAACCTTCGGCGAGGACGAGCCGATGGGCAAGCTCTACTACCTCAGCGCGGTCTACGGCGGCGACCGATGA
- the secY gene encoding preprotein translocase subunit SecY, with the protein MLSAFISSLRTADLRRKILFTLGLVILYRVGASLPSPGVNYKNVHQCIEQVSGGAGGQIYSLINLFSGGALLQLTVFAVGVMPYITASIIVQLLTVVIPRFEQLRKEGQAGQAKMTQYTRYLAIALAILQATSIVALAANGGLLQGCTLQILQSQSIFSLVIIVLVMTAGAALVMWMGELVTERGIGNGMSLLIFAGIAARIPAEGKSILDSRGGLIFTAVCAAALLIIIGVVFVEQGQRRIPVQYAKRMVGRRMYGGTSTYLPLKVNQAGVIPVIFASSLIYIPHLITQLIQSGRTTPSNGWWDRFVANYLTNPADPVYIGIYFGLIIFFTYFYVSITFNPDERADEMKKFGGFIPGIRPGKPTADYLRFVLNRITLPGSIYLGVIAVLPNVFLQMGNSGGVQNLPFGGTAVLIMIGVGLDTVKQIESQLMQRNYEGFLK; encoded by the coding sequence GTGCTCTCGGCTTTCATCTCTTCGCTCAGGACGGCCGACCTGAGGCGAAAGATCCTGTTCACGCTGGGCCTTGTGATTCTGTACCGGGTCGGCGCCTCACTGCCGTCCCCCGGGGTCAATTACAAGAACGTCCACCAATGCATCGAGCAGGTGAGTGGTGGCGCCGGCGGACAGATCTACTCGCTGATCAACCTCTTCTCCGGCGGCGCGCTGCTGCAGCTGACGGTGTTCGCGGTCGGCGTAATGCCCTACATCACCGCCAGCATCATCGTGCAGCTGCTGACGGTGGTGATCCCGCGCTTCGAACAGCTGCGTAAAGAAGGTCAGGCCGGCCAGGCCAAGATGACCCAATACACGCGCTACCTGGCGATCGCGCTGGCCATCCTGCAGGCCACCAGCATCGTGGCGCTGGCCGCCAACGGCGGTCTGCTGCAGGGCTGCACGCTGCAGATCCTGCAGAGCCAGAGCATCTTCTCGCTGGTGATCATCGTGCTGGTGATGACCGCGGGTGCCGCGCTGGTCATGTGGATGGGCGAGCTGGTCACCGAGCGCGGCATCGGCAACGGCATGTCGCTGCTGATCTTCGCCGGTATCGCGGCCCGTATCCCCGCCGAGGGCAAGAGCATCCTGGACAGCCGCGGCGGCCTGATCTTCACCGCCGTCTGCGCGGCCGCCCTGCTGATCATCATCGGCGTCGTCTTCGTCGAGCAGGGTCAGCGCCGTATCCCGGTGCAATACGCCAAGCGCATGGTCGGCCGCCGCATGTACGGCGGCACGTCGACCTACCTGCCGCTCAAGGTCAACCAGGCCGGCGTCATCCCCGTCATCTTCGCCTCGTCGCTGATCTACATCCCGCACCTGATCACTCAGCTGATCCAAAGCGGGCGCACCACCCCGAGCAACGGCTGGTGGGATCGCTTCGTCGCCAACTACCTGACCAACCCCGCCGATCCGGTGTACATCGGCATCTACTTCGGGCTGATCATCTTCTTCACCTACTTCTATGTGTCGATCACGTTCAACCCCGACGAGCGTGCCGACGAAATGAAGAAGTTCGGTGGGTTCATCCCCGGTATCCGGCCGGGTAAGCCGACCGCGGACTACCTGCGCTTCGTGCTGAACCGGATCACGCTGCCCGGCTCGATCTACCTGGGTGTGATCGCCGTTCTGCCGAACGTGTTCCTGCAGATGGGTAATAGCGGCGGCGTCCAGAACCTGCCGTTCGGCGGTACCGCGGTTCTGATCATGATCGGTGTCGGCTTGGATACGGTCAAACAGATCGAGAGCCAGCTCATGCAGCGCAACTACGAAGGGTTCCTGAAGTGA